One window of Flavobacteriales bacterium genomic DNA carries:
- a CDS encoding glycosyltransferase, giving the protein MKLVVVIPYFYPAYIYGGPVFAAYHLCQKVVEHGVNVDVITTNLNGKGKLDVVPNIFTSQSGFNVKYYNKCLLPFFSFKMILGLAKDIKDADVVHVQSIYSLSTPFALFHSYLQNKVVFLSPRGSLTPWSFNHRGFLKKLWIKLLIKPFHKRIFWHATSEKEIGDIQHFFPKADIELVSDGVSFEESQIKSECNTKWQNSFYIACLGRLHKVKGYDIMLKAMPHILKTHSNLKLFIAGMDEGELDELIDLSQALNIQNSVEFVGQLDADDKNCFLKHAQCLVMPSHTENFGLVAAEALFQNTPVIASKHTPWEVLETKQAGFHIINTPQAISQAVIRILKDIELYRKNTNRVVEQFSWSKIAKTYKSTLIKISKR; this is encoded by the coding sequence ATGAAATTAGTTGTTGTTATCCCATATTTTTACCCTGCATATATTTATGGCGGACCTGTTTTTGCTGCATATCATTTATGTCAAAAAGTGGTTGAGCATGGGGTCAATGTAGATGTAATAACAACAAATCTTAATGGTAAGGGAAAGCTAGATGTTGTGCCTAATATTTTCACTTCTCAATCTGGGTTTAATGTCAAGTACTACAATAAATGTTTGTTACCATTTTTCTCATTTAAAATGATTCTCGGATTGGCAAAAGACATAAAAGATGCTGACGTTGTTCATGTACAGTCTATATATTCGTTAAGTACTCCTTTTGCTTTATTTCATTCTTATCTTCAAAATAAGGTTGTTTTTCTATCTCCTAGAGGTAGTTTAACTCCTTGGTCATTCAACCATAGAGGTTTTTTAAAAAAGCTTTGGATTAAATTATTAATTAAGCCATTTCATAAACGTATTTTTTGGCATGCTACTTCAGAAAAAGAGATTGGAGATATTCAACATTTTTTTCCAAAAGCTGATATTGAATTAGTTAGTGATGGTGTAAGCTTTGAAGAAAGTCAGATAAAAAGTGAGTGTAATACTAAATGGCAAAACAGTTTTTACATTGCGTGTTTAGGAAGGCTTCATAAAGTCAAAGGTTATGATATTATGCTGAAAGCTATGCCACATATTTTAAAAACTCATTCTAATTTAAAATTATTTATTGCAGGTATGGATGAAGGGGAACTAGATGAACTCATAGACCTTTCTCAAGCCTTGAATATTCAAAATAGTGTAGAGTTTGTGGGACAACTTGATGCTGATGATAAGAATTGTTTTTTAAAACATGCACAATGCTTAGTTATGCCATCTCACACTGAAAATTTTGGTTTGGTAGCGGCTGAAGCCTTATTCCAAAATACACCAGTAATAGCCTCTAAACATACTCCTTGGGAAGTATTAGAAACGAAACAGGCTGGTTTTCATATTATTAATACTCCTCAAGCGATATCACAAGCGGTGATAAGAATACTTAAAGATATAGAATTGTATAGGAAAAATACTAACCGTGTTGTAGAACAATTTTCTTGGAGTAAAATTGCTAAAACCTATAAATCAACTTTAATAAAAATATCTAAACGTTAA
- a CDS encoding glycosyltransferase family 4 protein: MKVIVFLTEPASYTIDLANMVYSPNDINYKFLYTSSYSNPDTLEQFDDNLFLDKLSVISRFKTLKKDYDENDVVLFSGYTSISFLLLWIIHVFSKHKKPISLISDTPLKIPSNPFKRMAKKWYLNYLFKNPFLNGLAGGNNTQKNLFRYYGMPSERIHFLPMVVDVNQFKFSPIRKRNEVFTFLFVGRFIPLKQIEIIIEEFLMKFEKDTSVQLILVGDGPKYASIYENYSKYTNILFKGRLTAMDLKREFELAHVFVLASNNENWGLVINEAMSASLAVLSNLGIGANYDLIQDKDTGLIFDASKKGDLANKMQILHRNKEQYQVLTKNAYSLMHEYWNFNLYHKQLNLALTKILKSKQIDNF, translated from the coding sequence ATGAAAGTAATAGTATTTCTGACTGAACCGGCTTCATATACAATTGATTTAGCTAACATGGTTTATTCGCCTAACGATATAAACTACAAATTTTTATATACTTCTTCTTATTCAAATCCAGACACTTTAGAACAGTTTGATGACAATTTATTTTTAGATAAACTATCCGTTATTTCTCGTTTCAAAACGCTAAAGAAAGATTATGATGAAAATGATGTTGTTCTATTCAGTGGATACACTTCAATTTCATTTCTTTTATTATGGATTATTCATGTCTTTTCTAAACATAAAAAACCTATTTCTCTCATTTCTGACACTCCCCTAAAAATACCTTCAAATCCTTTTAAGCGTATGGCTAAAAAATGGTATTTGAACTATTTATTTAAGAATCCATTTTTAAATGGTTTGGCTGGAGGAAATAACACCCAAAAGAATTTGTTTAGATATTATGGAATGCCATCTGAAAGAATACATTTTTTACCAATGGTTGTTGATGTTAATCAGTTTAAATTTTCTCCTATAAGAAAAAGAAATGAAGTGTTTACATTTCTTTTTGTTGGACGTTTCATACCATTGAAGCAGATAGAAATTATCATTGAGGAGTTTTTAATGAAGTTTGAAAAAGATACATCTGTACAATTGATTCTTGTTGGAGATGGACCAAAATACGCTAGTATTTATGAAAACTATTCTAAATACACTAATATTTTGTTTAAAGGTCGATTGACTGCAATGGATTTAAAACGTGAATTTGAATTAGCTCACGTTTTTGTATTAGCTTCCAATAATGAAAATTGGGGCTTAGTCATCAATGAGGCTATGTCGGCATCATTAGCAGTTTTATCTAATCTTGGCATAGGTGCTAACTACGATTTAATTCAAGACAAGGATACAGGATTAATTTTTGATGCCTCTAAAAAGGGAGATTTGGCAAATAAAATGCAAATTTTACATAGAAATAAAGAGCAATATCAAGTCTTAACTAAAAATGCCTATTCTTTAATGCATGAATATTGGAATTTTAACTTATATCACAAACAGTTAAATTTAGCTTTAACAAAAATTTTAAAATCGAAACAAATTGATAATTTTTGA
- a CDS encoding O-antigen ligase family protein, with amino-acid sequence MSNVIKYLAFIFLLNNIFFGFKDFNQLSENSFLIIMGFSLLLTIYSIKILKNVVFDKSFKIFFFLNFLNLIYYLFIEIGDLESLKYLAARFVQFSIFSISVYLLQDDFANKFVKFLKFVTIGSLLASLALKFPDFESRYQGIFFNPNEFSIIMVIGFALILFTEKRTTINYSLMLLFLFVIVISGSRSAIAGLGIAIITYILHHKSRNLLNIFFIVGSLLLFSFFGGQNNAIQRMLEFDLLINRKYEYLYAIDTFLQKPLFGHGLKNYAYIDFSLIQFDDVKINFGAHNGYISILVQYGAIFSTLFFSILIYNLNKIYRAKIEIFGENILQTKFLFFLITYALFNGLFENTIIGINFFQTNLFWLTLAYFLYVLYQKDESNSISD; translated from the coding sequence ATGAGTAATGTAATTAAATATTTAGCCTTTATTTTTCTTTTAAACAATATATTCTTTGGTTTTAAAGACTTTAATCAATTATCTGAGAATTCATTCCTTATAATAATGGGTTTTTCTTTATTGCTTACAATTTATTCAATAAAGATTCTAAAGAATGTAGTTTTTGATAAATCATTCAAAATATTCTTTTTTCTGAATTTTCTGAATTTAATCTATTATCTTTTTATTGAAATAGGGGATTTAGAGTCTTTAAAATATTTGGCTGCTAGATTTGTACAATTCTCTATTTTCTCAATTTCTGTATATCTATTGCAAGATGATTTCGCTAATAAATTTGTCAAATTTTTAAAATTTGTAACTATTGGGAGTCTATTGGCATCATTAGCATTAAAATTTCCAGATTTTGAATCTAGATATCAGGGGATTTTCTTTAATCCTAACGAGTTTTCTATTATAATGGTAATAGGCTTTGCTCTTATATTATTTACTGAAAAGAGAACAACTATCAACTATTCACTGATGTTGTTATTTTTATTTGTTATTGTTATCTCAGGTTCACGCTCAGCAATTGCGGGTCTTGGAATAGCGATTATTACTTACATCTTACATCATAAATCACGAAACTTACTAAATATCTTTTTTATTGTTGGTTCATTATTACTATTCTCTTTTTTTGGTGGTCAAAACAATGCAATTCAAAGAATGCTTGAATTTGATTTATTAATTAATAGAAAATATGAATACTTGTACGCTATAGATACATTTTTACAAAAACCATTATTCGGTCATGGACTAAAAAACTATGCCTATATCGATTTTTCATTAATACAGTTCGATGATGTGAAAATAAATTTTGGTGCACATAATGGATATATTTCAATATTAGTTCAGTATGGCGCTATTTTTTCAACACTATTTTTCTCTATATTAATTTATAATTTGAATAAAATATATAGAGCAAAAATTGAAATTTTTGGAGAGAATATTTTACAGACTAAGTTTCTTTTTTTCTTGATTACTTATGCTTTATTTAATGGTTTGTTTGAAAATACTATTATTGGTATTAACTTCTTTCAAACTAATTTGTTTTGGCTGACATTAGCCTACTTTTTATACGTTTTATATCAAAAGGATGAAAGTAATAGTATTTCTGACTGA
- a CDS encoding glycosyltransferase family 4 protein, with protein MNSYIVITPFFPSSESFRGSYLLDQAKAIQANSNYNLLVIILSPFLEKIQEDYIIEGVTCKTFRLIDFPSFIFPSFFNKINLKRFDMFLEENKIKVDSKSIIHGHINYPSLNFLDFFSRKFSCKTILQHHGLDVLQNETGISIPLLKWIQNKLILKRFNRLSGHVTTHIAVSSVVRSNLIKINPRLENKIYICVNGVDTTKFYVNSSKKMNNTKFIIGCVANFWELKDQITLLKAVDVLKRKGINNLHLKFVGSGKTLNKCVQYAKKNNIDCEFINELKHTELLSFYNELNLFVLPSKYEAFGCVYLEALACGVPFIGVKNQGIEDVVKNDLKKYQLIEAGSYLDLSKLIYYFYSNELTIQFDTTYSIENTIKKMLNHITAQ; from the coding sequence ATGAATAGCTATATAGTAATAACGCCTTTTTTCCCTTCATCTGAATCATTTCGTGGCTCATATTTATTAGATCAGGCAAAAGCTATTCAGGCCAATTCAAATTATAATTTATTAGTAATTATATTATCTCCTTTTTTAGAAAAAATTCAAGAGGATTATATAATAGAAGGTGTAACTTGTAAAACCTTTAGACTTATTGATTTCCCATCTTTTATTTTTCCATCTTTTTTTAATAAAATCAATCTCAAGAGATTTGATATGTTTTTGGAGGAAAATAAAATAAAAGTTGATAGTAAATCCATTATTCATGGACATATAAACTATCCATCTCTCAACTTTTTAGATTTTTTTTCAAGAAAATTCTCTTGCAAAACTATTTTACAACACCATGGATTAGATGTTTTACAAAATGAAACAGGTATTTCTATTCCATTGTTAAAATGGATTCAAAATAAGCTTATTTTAAAGCGTTTTAACAGACTTTCAGGGCATGTAACCACACATATTGCTGTTAGTAGTGTTGTTAGGTCAAATCTTATTAAAATTAATCCTAGACTTGAAAATAAAATCTATATATGTGTAAATGGAGTTGATACCACAAAGTTTTATGTAAACTCATCAAAAAAAATGAATAACACTAAATTCATAATTGGATGTGTGGCTAACTTTTGGGAATTAAAAGACCAAATAACTTTATTAAAGGCAGTAGATGTTTTAAAAAGAAAAGGGATTAATAATTTACATTTAAAGTTTGTCGGTAGTGGCAAAACATTAAATAAGTGTGTTCAATATGCTAAGAAGAATAATATTGACTGCGAGTTTATAAATGAATTAAAACACACAGAATTATTATCATTTTACAATGAGTTGAATCTATTTGTCTTACCATCAAAATATGAAGCTTTTGGATGTGTTTATTTAGAAGCTTTAGCTTGTGGTGTACCCTTTATTGGGGTTAAAAATCAAGGTATTGAAGATGTCGTTAAGAATGACCTTAAAAAATATCAGCTTATAGAAGCTGGGTCTTATCTTGATTTATCAAAATTGATTTACTACTTTTATTCAAATGAATTGACAATCCAATTTGATACAACATATTCGATTGAAAATACTATAAAAAAAATGCTAAATCACATAACAGCTCAATAG